The segment CGACCTCTTATTTTCTGGCTATGTGTCTTGTAGAGGTCTGTCTTCATGATGTGATTCTGGACTCCTTTCTTTACCACATCTTGTcctcttaataataataataaaaaccactTTCAAACAcctgaaattcattttattaattttagacACATACAAAACCCCTTCCTATATGAGTCAATCATTTCAccaatgtgtgtgctaagtcatctagtcgtgtctgactctttgcaaccctatggactgtagccttccaggctcctctgcccatgggattctccaggtaagaatactggagtgggttgccttgccctcctccaggggatcttccagacctagagatcaaacccacatctgttacgtttcctgcattggcaggcagtttctatattatagtgccccctgggaagccccatctcacCAATATACTAGTCCAAAAGACCTTCCTTTCCCACCCAAAGAAACCCATGAAACTCTTTGcctaaacaagcaaacaaacaacaaaaagcacCATGTACCATGAGAGAAATTCATACATCCCCTGGAATAAACAACAGTTAagcttcaaattaaaaatattttctcattaatgATCATAACTGAAACAAATAGAATAGAATGAAGTAGATGTAAGTAGACTACAGAAGTAGCAGACTTGAAATTAGAAGGCTATCTGTTTagtctagatttttttctttatgaaccTGTGACATTTAATAATTAGCCCTTTGGAGCTTCATTTTACtatcaatgaaataaatatatttagattATCTGCTGAGTTCATTGTGGAAAAGTAAAGGGAAAACTCCAGCCAAAGAAgtttgatataaaatatttactagatacaaaataaattacagataAAGCCTTTATGGAAACTTCAATCTCTAACATTTAAAGGAGACATAGTCTTCCAGGTCAGAGAATGGAAAAATGGGAGTAGAAACAGAATATGTGATGCATGTTTCTAACAGGAAGTGGCAAATAAGCACAACCCCAGTGAAACAATGGTACTTTAGTCTTATCTAGGTGATTTTCATCACTGGTCTGTCATTATATCAGAGGTGTCTCAAATTTGATCACTTGGggatcattttccttttcagtaaaaactgaaaatatgaaatgacaataaaaataacagagatactacatttttaatttaaaattactaGTAAGAAGGAAAACTGTAGGAGATGCCATGCGAATGATTAGGGAAAAAGAAGCAACAGACAGAAAAACCCGAGATAAATTATTGGGGGAAGgctcaaatattatttaaattttgttatttaaaaaagagagaaataaattctaACTATAACTGTTTAAATGAACACACAGAATCTCCTTCTCCTAAAACTATATGCACAGACAGATAATGTTTCTGATCAAAACTTCACCATCCTCAGGACTTTTCTCAGAGCAAGTTTAACATCTTTGTTCCTTAAGCTGTAAATTAAGGGATTCATCATGGGAACCACATTGGTGTAAAAGACAGATAAGACTTTTCCTTTATTCATGGGCATAGAAGATGGTTTGAGATACACAAATGCACTTGATCCAAAGAACAGAGAAACAGCAATAATGTGGGAACTGCAGGTCCTGAAGGCTTTAGACCTGCCCTCTGTGAAGCTGATGTGAAGGATGTTGAAGAGGATGAGGCcataagagacaaagatggtgaGACTGGGCAGAATGATGTTGATGCCTGACACAATGATAACTTCCAGCTCAAGGATGTAGGTACTTGTGCAGGAGAGCTGGAGCAGAGGGTAGGTATCACACAAATAATGGTTGATGGTGTTTGCATCACAGAAGTTCAGTCTCAGCATGCCTCCAATAAGAATCATGGCATCCAAAAATGCCATCAAGTAGGAACCAAGCATAAAGCTGGAACACACTTTAGGGGACATGGCAATTTTATACAAGAGTGggttacagatggccacatagcggtcataggccattgaTGTCAGCACATAGCATTCAGAAATACCaaaaaaagtgaagaagtaaagctGAGTCATGCACCCCATGTAAGAGATAATCTTCTTCTTTGATATGATGTTAATCAGCATTTTAAGTGTgaaaacagtagaataacagagatCTATGAAGGacaaattaaagaggaaaaagtacatAGGGGTGTGCAGATGTGAACTCAGCCCAATTAGGATGATCAAGCTCAAATTTCCCATCACAGTGACCATATACATTACTAGAAACAGGAAAAACAGGGggagctgaagaactgattggTCTGTTAATCCCACTAAAATGAACTGAGTTGTGAAAGAGTCATTCCATGGAGCCATTCTTCTCTAAGGGCATCTGTGAAAATGGGAGAGAAGCGTTACATAGAGGAAAAAGAGTATTTCCCACATCTCCTCACATAAAGTGATGTATGCACTGGGAATGACTGTGACTAGCCCAAACTGGACCCACATAATTTACTTACCATTACCATGGAAATCAGTGACATAAATTTCCTGTATAAACGCTTTACAAACCAAAGTGTTTGTAAAGCAAGCATTTTACAAAGTGTTTGATGCTTTGTAAAGCATCAAAATTTAGCCTTTTATCCAAAAGAATaatggtggctcaggggtaaagaatcgatctgcaatgcaggagacacagcagaggcaggtttgatccgtgggtcaggaagatcccctggagaaggaaatggtaacccactccagaattcttgcctggagaatcctacggacacaGGAGTctcacgggctacagtccatagggttgcagagagtcggaaatgactgggCAACCGaacaacagaggaaaacaagTGTGAACGAGGACAGAGTTTCCCTTCTCTCATCTCACCATTATTTCATTCACTTGGACTCTCTCCTCACCTCTCCTCTTCTTTTGGTAGTAATCTCCAAAGCCTGGTTTTTGCCTCTAGTACACATAAGACTATACAGGGTAGGATCCAAGAATATTGCTTccagtttatttaaaaaacaaataaacaaggcTAGAGGAACTAAAGTCTAGGACAGCTTAAGTTactctatatcagttcagttgctcactcatgtctgattctttgtgaccccatggactgcagcacaccaagcctccctgtccatcaccaactcccagaacctactgaaactcatgtccatcaagtcggtgatgccatccaaccatctcatcctctgtcgtcaccatctccaccttcaatctttcccagcatcaggatctttttcagtgagtcagttcttcacatcagatggccatagtattagagtttcagcttcatcctCAGTCCTTCCATATACCACAGAGCAAAATTTATAAAAGTAGAAGAAATAGTGTTCCACCCATGGAGAAGAAACTTACTaagaaactgcatctcttgtgtctgtaAATGATTCTGAACATTCCCTGCTCTCCCCTCAAACAGATTTCTCTGCAAGATTCACTGAATCTCAGGACTGCACAAATAAGAAATGGACTGTCATATCTTAGGTTCTCAGTCTCCCTCTTAAACAAGGAAAACATGAATATAAATGGAATTCAGAAACTCACTCTCTTAAAGGCAGAATGCCCCAggtctttcttcttgtttttaccCCATAGTCCTGGAAGGGCAATTTCAGTTTCTGAGGATTTGGTTAATTGATTTTAAGAAACCACCAtctgtaattaattttttatatgccCTAGAATTCTTTCAGAATTAGAGATCATAATTTTGATTATGATTTCCTTCCTATCcagcatcagaaaaaaataaatggttgtTATTATTATCACTTTGGCCACATAGGAAGTCACAGAGGATTTAATATGAGTGTAATGATATAACGTACTCACATATAGATACGGCAGCAGCTTGTTCCTATTCCCCAGGGAACAGTTTCTATGTGTAATAGGGAACTAAGGGGGTTGTATATACAATCTGTCTTTAATTCCTTATAGACTCAATATTTTATTCAAGCTTTTCCTTTGCTATAGGGATTGCTCATCCTCCAAGGAACAGCCAAAATTAATGACCATTTCCCATCAGCAAGATGGCAAAAGAGCAAGCCCTAGAATCTCCTTCCCTGCATGAACACACTGACTCAAAACAAATTATGTACAGATTCCCTCTACAAGAAATCCAAAACTTAGTCAAAAGGATGCTGCACACAGTTCCAGCATGATACCAATCATGTTGAAACTGTTAAGAAAATGCAAGGTACATCTTGCCATATATGTATGGTGATCCAGAACTATGTGACTGGGACAAAATTCCCCAGTTCCCAGGTTCTCCCTGGGGAGAGATAGATGCACAATACGTCCAAAGCCCCAATTTTTCTAAGGGCCATTCAGAAGACTTGCCTCTGTATAGCCTGTGTGAGAAAGCTGAAGGGATATAGGATATGGCATAGTTTATCTGCCTGaggtgagagagaagagagacacCAATTTGGGCTAAAATTCACTATAGCCACCTACCCCACATTAACTTAACATAGCTAgtagtagaaaatatttttcctacaGTTTCTCCTTGGTAAAGGAAAAGGTACACTGTTCAACCAATGACCCAACTGATCTGGGAGCTGCCTGAGGAATTGACTAATCTCCTGTGTTAAGGGTCTACGGGATCCTGACATTCTCCAGAGGCCTGGAGCTGCTAAAAACAAAGTGGTTATACTGTCACAAGATTGAGAGGTCTGCTTTTTCTAGCCATGTTTATTGAGAGGGTCAGCTCCTTTACAAGGCCAGGTCTTGAGAATTAAAATAGTTTGCTATTTTGTCTATATGCAGACATGAGTgcagaaagacaaggaaaaatgaagaaaagtgagattacattaaaaaaacaaaaaaagtatctTTCCAAGAAAGTGATCCTAAAATTGGCCCTGAATTGGAGATACATGAAATGGAGATACATGATTTACCTGACTGAGAATTTCTTTAACTATCATAAAGATGCTCAAGGTAGTTGAAGAACAGTATGTGAAAAAAGTGGCAATTATATTCGTTGAAGAGTACCAAACAGAAATCATGAAGCCAAAACGCAATAATTGAACTGAAAAATTCACTAGAAGGTCAAAATAGCAGACTAAACAAATGTAAGAAAGAATTATAGAGTTTGGGAAAAGGGCATCTGAAATAATTTAGTAAgtggagcaaaaagaaaaaagaatgaaaagttgtGTCAAAAGTCTAAGATTTATAGGAAGTGTTAGTATCACATGAGCCACATAGGCATTCCATGGATCACCACGGGAGAAAACGTAAGTGATGATCTAAAAGGTTTATCAAATAAAATCTGGCTGAAAAAATCCTCAAGTCTATGCAAACAACTGGACATCCAGAACTAGGAAACTAAAACATAATATCCCAAATAAGATGATCCAAAAGAAATCCATCACAAGGCACATTACAATCAAGTTAACAGAAGTCAAAGAAAGAGCTTTCtcttcaagtatagttgatttacaatatcatgttagtttcaggtgtaaaacatagtgattcagtatttttatagattatgttgctgctgctgctaagccgcttcagtcgtgtccaactctgtgtgaccccatagacggcagcccaccgggatcccctgtccctgggattctccaggcaagaacactggagtgggttgccatttccttctccagtccatggggtcgctaagagtcagacacggctgagcgacttcactttcacttttcactttatagattatacttcatttaaatttttatgaaaatattgactatattctccaTCTACATAATATGTCTtcgttgtttatatattttatgcataCTGTTCTGTATCTTTTAATCCCCTACTCCTATATTTCCCTTCACCCCTTCCCTTTCCTcactggtaactactagtttgGTCTCTACATCTGTAAAAATGTTTCTATTCTGTaatattcacttttctttcattttttaaatatttcacatataacaTAACATATAGCACTGATCTTTGCATTATTTCACTGAACATACTATTCTCTGTGGTCAACTACATAATTGCAAAcagcagaatttcatttttttcatgactAATATATATgttaacacccaaagaagatgtctttttaattataggggactggaatgcaaaagtaggaagtcaagaaacacctggagtaacaggcaaatttggccttggagtacggaatgaagcagggcaaaggctatttaatagagttctgccaagagaacgcattggtcatagcaaacaccctcttccaacaacacaagagaagactctacacatggacatcaccagacggtcaacactgaaatcagattgattatattctttgcagccaaagatggagaagctctatacagtcagcagaaacaagaccaggagctgacggtggctcatatcatgaacttcttattgccaaattcagactgaaatggaagaaagtggagaaaaccactagatcattcaggtatgacctaaatcaaatcccttatgactatacagtggaagtgagaaatagatttaagggactagatctgatagagtgcctgatgaactatggacggaagttcatgacattgtacaagagacaggaatcaagaccattccaagaaaaagaaatgcaaaaaagcaaaatggctgtctgaggaggccttacaaatagctgtgaaaagaaaggaagcaaaaagcaaagaggaaaaggaaagatacacccatttgaacgcagagttccaaagaatagtaaggagagataagaaagcccacctcagcgatcaatgcaaagatatagaggaaaacaatagaataggaaagactaaagatcactgcaagaaaattaaagataccaagggaacaattcatgcaaagatgggctcaattaaggatagaaatcgtatggacctaacagaagcagaagatattaagaagaggtggcaagaatagacagaagaacagtacaacaaagatcttcatgacccagataatcacgatggtgtgatcactcacctagagccagaaatcctagaatgtgaagtcaaatgtgccttaggaagaatcactacaaacaaagctagtggaggtgatggaattccagttgagctattccaaagcctgaaagatgatgctgtgaaaatgctgcactcaatatgccagcaaatttggaaaacagcagtggccacaggactggaaaggtcagtttttattccaatcccaaagaaaggcaatgccaaagaatgctcacactactgcccagttgcactcatctcacacgctagtaaagctcaaaattccccaagccaggcttcagcaatacgtgaaccacgaaattccagatgttcaagctggttttataaatggcagaggaaccagagatcaaattgccaacatctgctggatcatcgaaaaagcaagagagttccagaaaaacatctacttctgctttattgactatgccaaagcctttgactgtgtggatcacaataaattgtggaaaattctgaaagagatgggcacaccagaccatctgacctgcctcctgagaagtctctatgcaggtcaggaagcaacaattaaaactggacatggaacaacagactggttccaaataggaaaaggagtacgtcaaggctgtatattgtcaccctacttatttaacttatatgtagagtacatcatgagaaatactgggctggaggaagcccaagatggaatcaagattgccaggagaaatatcagtaacctcagatatgcagatgacaccacccttatggcagaaagtgaagaggaactaaaaagcctcttgatgaaagtgaaagaggagagtgaaaaagttggtttaaagctcaacattcagaaaatgaagatcatggcatctggtcccattacttcatggctaatagatggggaaacagtggaaacagtgtcagagtgtatttttctgggctccaaaatcactgcagatggtgattgcaaccatgaaattaaaagacgcttactccttggaaggaaagttatgacaaacctagacaacatattaaaaagcagagacattacttagccaacaaaggtccatatagttaaggctatggtttttccagtggtcgtgtatggatgtgagagttggacaataaagaaatctgagtggagaagaattgatgcttttgaactgtggtgttggagaagactcttgagagtcccttggactgcgaggagatccaaccagtccattctaaaggagatcagtcctgcatgttTATTgaaaggcctgatgttgaagctgaaactccaatactttggccacctgatgcgaagagctggaggaaaaggggatgacagaggatgagatggctggatggcatcactgactcaatggacatgggtttgagtggactctggagttggtgatggacagggaggcctggcatcctgcggttcatggggtcacatagtcggacacgactgagtgaactgaactgactgaatatctatattactcagccattaaatgtgtatgtgtatgtatgtataaattcatctgttgatggacacttaggtggcTGCCACATCTatgctattaaaataatattgctatgaacactggtttcatgtattttttcatattattgttTTTGattccttcagatatataccaattgttggatcatacagaagttttatttttagttttttgaagaacctctgTAACTTTTCCCATAGTGGTTACACTCGTTTGTATTCCCAAAATTGTATTaaggtttccttttttccacatccttgccaatttttgtttgtgttattattcatgatagccattctaacaggtgtgaggtgataatctCACTATTATTtcgatttacatttctctgtagttcagctggtaaagaatctgcctgtaatgaagcagaccctggttcgatttctgggttgggaagattaactggagaagggatagtctacccattccagtattcttgggcttccctggtggctcagctggtaaagaatctgcctgtaatgaagcagaccctggttcgatttctgggttgggaagatctcctgaaggagggcatggcaatccactctggtattcttgccataagaatccccatggagagaggagcttggcaggctatagtccatgggtcacaaagagtcagtcatgactgagtgaataatcACAGCACAGTATTCCATCatgtacatataccacatcttttttatccactcAGTTTTtcatgggcacttaggttgctttgaTATCTTGACATGAtctcacaatttttatttttaaccattccACTAGCTTATTTAAGTGGTTGATCAATAGCCCTTAccatatatttgcctttaccagtgaAATTTTCTCTTCCtatatttcttaatattcttttagtcttttctttttcaataaagaagacattttaacatttcttatatggTTGGTTTAGGACTGATGAACGCTTCTTGGTTTTGCTTCTTGGagatgctctttatttcttcttcaatttttaaTGATAGCTTGCCTTCAAAGAGTATATTAAGGTTGTAGTTTTTTTTACTTTCAGCACTGCAAATATATTATGCTACTTCCTCTGCCCTGCAAAGTTTCTTCAGAATAATCAGCTTATAATAGGTTTATGTTATAATAGATTCTCTCATATGAAATTCCTTATTTTTCTATTGCTACCTTAATATTCTACTGTGATcttaaattttgccattttaaatatGATATGGATTGGTTTGGttctctttgggttcatcttatttGAGACTCTCTACTTCCCAAACCTACATGTTGGTTTTCTTCTTCAAGTTCATTAAGTATTTAGCCataatttcattacttttttttcccaccagtttcttgCTCTTTTCTGCTGCGGCATCCACTAGAATACAAATATTAGTAAACTTGATGTTGTCACAGAGCTCCCTTAaactattcatattttaaaattttatttgcatttttttgctattttaactGGGCAATTTCCATTATTCTCTCTTTCATATCCACTTAGGCGTTACTCTTTATCACTAATCTACTGCTAATTctccagtgtatttttcatttcagttattatatacTTCAGTTacgatttttaaatatattttattgttacttGTTAAAACTTTCATGGTGCTCATCTATTCCTTTCCCCACTTTAGTTAGAATTCTCCTTACTATTGCTTTGAACTCTATCAAGTAAATTAtttatctcctttcttttttttttatctcctttcTATTACAGTTTTTATTGAGGTTTTGTTGTTCTTCTGTTTAAAACAAATTCTTCTAACATCTCACTTTGCTTAATTTTCGCTGTCTCCATGACATTAGGTAAAACAATTACCTATCCCATGCTTGAAGGTGGGTTCTTGTGTGGGAATGTCCCTATGCAGTCTGCGAATGTCCAATGGCTTTGCTGGGAGAACTGGCTCTGAAGTGAGCATGGACTTTGTCTTCTCCTGGAGTGTGATGGCAGCCACTGCATTGGTGGGATGGATGGAGTTGGTGGGAAAAGAGCCAGAGCCAGGGGTGAGAAAAAGCTTCTCCAGTTCTCAATGGCTGTCACTCTCCTATGAGGTCCAGAGCTGTAGCCTAAGGAGGTGGTACAGGAACCTTGAGAAACTGGGTTTCTCCTGCATTTGATGGTAATCAGTATTTGGGACAGGACCAAGGCCTGAGAGATCGGGTCTATATTTCTAAGTTGGTttttcctcagtgtgcatgctTTGGTTAGCAACTTTTTTCCCCAGTGTGGTTAGTGACTTGTTAGTGACTTTTGGCCACATTTCCCCCAGTGTCCTCGCCTTGGGTAGTGACTTGTTAGTGACTTTTCCCCCACTTTTTCCCCAATGTGCCTGCCTTGATTATTGACTGAGTCATGGTGGAGGGGTTGGTGCCACAACACAGAACTGAACCtgccctttcccaatatggaaaaCAATGTGCACTCTGGTGATAGTATTCTCTTCCCTGGACCCAACTTCACTCCTCCTGGAGTGCCTGCAGAAACATATGAGTTGACAGTGGCTCAGTTGCAGCCTCAGTGTCCAAGTCACCTCCCATCCCTCCAAGTGTGCACACTTTTGTTAGCAATGGTATCCTCCCCTTTAGTGGGCTATAACCACAGGAGCATGAGAGGTTGGGGCAGGAGCTCAGTTAGGGCTGGGTAGAGAGGATGCTGAGGTGATCCTTGCCAGCTGGATGGAATCCCGCAGTTTTCAATCTGCTGCCTCCATGCTGTGACTGGGAGTGAGCAGGTCTGGCACATGCTCTTCAAGAGCAGGGTGTCAGTTACTTGCAGCATTCAGGTAACTCTCCACTGGTTTTCAAGCCAGAAAGGGGGTTTATTTCCTGTTGTTAAACCCTCGGGCTGGTGTGCCTAAACTGTGACCCCAAATCCTTGCTCCTCCAGGAGGATTCCCCTGCCTGTGatatccctttcttcttctttgcccCAGGTGAGAAGTATAGGTTCCAACCAtatcacttttttccccttcctggAAGACTCCATATGGATTATTCTTTATAACCTTCATTGTAGAACAGCTGGTCGATTCTTGCCCAGATGGATTTTAGCAAGAGTTTCTCTATATGTAGTTGTAATGTGATGTGTTCCTGAGGCAGGGTGAGCTTAGCATCCTGCCAACCTGTCATCTAGAACTCCCttctcaattttgaatcagttctaatgaggtggatgtagTTTAGATTGTTTTAGGAAATCTCTGTGTAGAGGATAAGGCTCaggtgaaaatttaaaattttctctggtCTTTTCGAGCATGTATCATTCCAAGCACATGCACAGGGACTTTCTCCTTATATCTATATatgcttcttattttttaaaagtcctatcTTTTTAATAGCAGAgttatattccattttgtatatcacagcttatccattcgtctgccaatggacatctaggttgcttccatgtcctagctattgtaaacagtgctatgatgaacattggggttcatgtgtctctttcaattctggtttccttggtgtatatgcctagcagtggggttgctgagtcatatggcagttctatttccagtttttttaaggaatctccatactgttctccttagtggctgtactagtttgcattcccaccagcagtgctagagggttcccttttctctgcaccctttccagcatttatttttggtagactttttgatagcagccattcttactggcatgagatggtacctcattgtggttttgatttgcatttctctgataatgagtgatgttaagcatcttttcatgtgtttgttagccatttgtatgtctttggggaaatgtctatttagttctttggtacattttttgattgggttgtttatttttgggGAATTGAACTGAGTGaacttcttgtatatttttgagattaactctttgtcagtttcttcatttgctattattttctcccattctgaaaggcTATCTTTTTATATTGCAtagagtttccttcattgtgcaaaagcttttgagtttaatttggtcccatttatttttgcttttatttccattactctgagaggtgggtcatagaggatcctgctgtaatttatgtcagagagggttttgcctaaggtttcctctaggaattttacagTGTCTCATCTtacctttagatctttaatccattttgcattgatttttgtgtatggtgttagaaagtgttctagtttcattcttttacaggtggttgaccagttttcccagcaacacttgttaaaaagattgtttttttcttttttcttttttcccattgtatatttttggctcctttgtcaaacaAAGATAACATGTctataggtgcgtggatttacctctgggttttctattttgttccactgatctatatctctgtctttgtgctagtaccatactgtcttactgactgtagctttgtagtagaatctgaagtcaggtaggttgattcctctggttccattcttctttctcaagattgctttggctattcgagattttttgtatttccatacaaattgtgaaattatatattctagttctctgaaaaataccattggtaacgtgatagggattgctttgggtagtatactcattttcactaaattgattcttctgatccaatgacatggtatatttctccatctatttgtgtcatctttgatttctttcatcagtgttttatagttttctatatatagctcttttgtttctttaggtagatttattcataagtattttattattttcatcgcaatggtgaatggaattgcttCCTAAATTTCTCACTCTGCTTTTtcttagtatataggaatgcaagggatttctgtgtgttaattttatacccTACAAATTTACTattttcattgattagctctactaATTTTcaggtggtgtctttagggttttctatgtagacgatcatgtcatctgcaaacaatgagagttttacttcttttctaatctggattcattttatttctttttcttctctgattgctgaggctaaaacttccaaaactatgctgaatagtagtggtgagagtgggcacccttgtctttttcctgactttaggggaaatgctttcagtttttcaccattgaggaaaatgtttgctgtgggtttatcatatatggcttttattatg is part of the Bos javanicus breed banteng chromosome 29, ARS-OSU_banteng_1.0, whole genome shotgun sequence genome and harbors:
- the LOC133241798 gene encoding olfactory receptor 8B3-like encodes the protein MAPWNDSFTTQFILVGLTDQSVLQLPLFFLFLVMYMVTVMGNLSLIILIGLSSHLHTPMYFFLFNLSFIDLCYSTVFTLKMLINIISKKKIISYMGCMTQLYFFTFFGISECYVLTSMAYDRYVAICNPLLYKIAMSPKVCSSFMLGSYLMAFLDAMILIGGMLRLNFCDANTINHYLCDTYPLLQLSCTSTYILELEVIIVSGINIILPSLTIFVSYGLILFNILHISFTEGRSKAFRTCSSHIIAVSLFFGSSAFVYLKPSSMPMNKGKVLSVFYTNVVPMMNPLIYSLRNKDVKLALRKVLRMVKF